The proteins below come from a single Juglans regia cultivar Chandler chromosome 12, Walnut 2.0, whole genome shotgun sequence genomic window:
- the LOC109018962 gene encoding protein FAR1-RELATED SEQUENCE 5-like has translation MASFVELSDNEYDEVVVDDVPDNDDGVEEPKVGEVVEEPKAGMTFSSEEEVRSYYMKYAKYKGFGVRRRNSRQSDDGKVRWFTLVCVRQGIIKSQASNVLRPRQTERVWCKARVNAVLNEDGGYTLSSVILDHTHVCSPGKARHFRCFKKVNARVAKRLEINDEAGIRTSKTFKSVVVEAGGYENVPFGAKECQNYIEKARQLRLGVGGVEALMNYFQDMQKKNPDFFYAIDVGPDMRLKNVFWADARSRAAYQSFGDVITFDTTYLTNAYKMPFAPFVGVNHHSQSILFGCGLISNEDAHTFEWLFQSWLKCMNDRPPNAIITDQDKAMQLAIARVFPSSRHRFCLWHIMKKLPEKFGSYSRYDEIKSTLHRCVYDSLNENEFEERWCELLDNYDLRDNTWLGSLYVDRQFWVPAYVKNTFWAGMSTTQRSEGMNAFFDDYVHSRTTLKQFVDQYDSALRRKAENEAIADFNSFNTEIPCISRYPIEKQFQKIYTIAKFKEVQEEFRGFLYLSTSYLGGDGAKYMYGVTDEIEVSDGLLKRANYMVRVHDEDPLEITCSCKLFEFRGILCRHALRILTQLGKSEVPPKYILDRWRKDIKRKYLLIKSSYEATSNPERQRYDRIQTCFYQLCSNAAKTERNCVKLIGQLEQLKLEYPDDDSRESTSTSSPATPMDGTTGKVLSPLVVRSKGRPPSKRRTHPVEKALKKPSTRRRLPTTEMRSHLSREDRPNTNVSGTQHEAPQTQVSWLHSQESQVWTHAPDYFCTPSTAPPPPVQAQPVRLNLSDQDDLYQPRWWQP, from the exons TGAGGTTGTCGAAGAACCCAAGGCTGGAATGACATTTTCTAGTGAGGAAGAAGTCCGGTCTTACTATATGAAGTATGCTAAGTATAAAGGGTTCGGGGTGCGTAGAAGAAATTCTAGACAAAGCGACGATGGGAAGGTTAGATGGTTTACGTTGGTATGTGTCCGGCAAGGCATAATAAAGAGTCAGGCTTCCAATGTCCTCAGACCAAGACAAACAGAGAGGGTATGGTGTAAAGCAAGAGTTAATGCGGTTTTGAATGAGGATGGCGGATACACCTTATCTAGTGTAATCTTGGATCACACACATGTATGTAGTCCGGGGAAAGCAAGACACTTTAGATGTTTCAAGAAGGTAAATGCTCGTGTGGCTAAGAGGcttgaaataaatgatgagGCCGGAATACGTACTTCCAAGACTTTCAAGAGTGTAGTTGTTGAAGCGGGGGGGTATGAGAATGTGCCATTTGGGGCGAAGGAATGTCAAAACTATATTGAAAAAGCACGACAACTTCGCCTCGGAGTTGGAGGTGTCGAAGCTCTAATGAACTACTTCCAggatatgcagaaaaaaaatccagacTTTTTTTATGCGATCGATGTGGGCCCTGACatgagattaaaaaatgtgttttgggcAGACGCCCGAAGTAGAGCGGCATATCAATCATTTGGGGATGTAATCACATTTGATACAACATACTTAACTAATGCTTATAAAATGCCTTTTGCGCCGTTTGTGGGTGTGAACCATCATAGTCAGTCAATTCTATTCGGGTGTGGATTGATATCCAATGAAGATGCACATACTTTTGAGTGGTTGTTTCAGTCATGGTTGAAGTGTATGAATGACCGACCACCAAACGCAATCATTACAGACCAAGATAAGGCAATGCAACTTGCAATTGCGAGGGTGTTTCCTTCGTCTAGGCATCGTTTTTGCTTGTGGCATATCATGAAGAAACTTCCTGAGAAGTTTGGATCATATTCTCGATATGACGAGATCAAAAGTACTCTACATCGATGTGTGTATGACTCGTTAAATGAGAATGAATTTGAAGAACGATGGTGTGAATTGCTTGACAATTATGATCTTCGTGATAATACTTGGTTGGGATCTCTTTATGTTGATAGGCAGTTTTGGGTGCCGGCATatgttaaaaatacattttgggctggaatgtCAACTACACAACGTAGTGaaggcatgaatgcattttttgatgACTACGTTCACTCTAGGACCACATTGAAACAATTTGTTGATCAGTATGATTCAGCCCTTAGGAGGAAGGCAGAGAATGAAGCAATTGCtgacttcaattcatttaacACTGAGATTCCTTGCATCTCCCGCTATCCTATTGAGAagcaatttcaaaaaatatacacaATTGCCAAGTTTAAGGAAGTCCAAGAAGAATTTCGAgggtttttatatttgagtaccTCGTATTTAGGGGGCGATGGTGCAAAATATATGTACGGTGTCACGGATGAGATTGAAGTGAGTGATGGACTCCTTAAACGTGCAAACTACATGGTGAGAGTACATGATGAAGATCCCCTAGAGATTACATGCAGTTGCAAGTTGTTTGAGTTTAGGGGAATATTATGTAGACATGCTCTTCGTATTTTGACGCAGTTAGGCAAAAGTGAAGTTcctccaaaatatattttggatcgGTGGAGGAAGgatataaagagaaaatatctACTCATAAAAAGTAGTTATGAGGCGACGAGCAACCCCGAGAGACAAAGGTATGATCGGATCCAAACTTGCTTCTATCAACTGTGTTCAAATGCCGCAAAGACCGAAAGAAACTGTGTCAAATTGATCGGTCAACTAGAACAGTTGAAACTAGAGTACCCGGATGACGATTCAAGAGAAAGTACTTCTACATCTAGTCCAGCTACTCCCATGGATGGCACGACAGGAAAAGTTCTTAGTCCGTTAGTTGTCCGGAGTAAAGGGAGACCACCAAGTAAGAGAAGAACGCACCCCGTTGAGAAGGCTCTGAAGAAACCGAGTACGAGAAGGAGATTGCCCACAACCGAG ATGAGAAGTCACTTATCGAGAGAAGATAGACCAAATACAAATGTGAGCGGCACACAACATGAGGCTCCGCAAACCCAG GTATCCTGGCTACACTCTCAAGAAAGTCAAGTTTGGACACATGCGCCGGATTATTTTTGTACTCCCTCGACTGCTCCTCCACCTCCAGTACAAGCGCAACCTGTGCGATTGAATCTCTCGGATCAAGATGATCTATATCAGCCTAGATGGTGGCAACCATGA